One stretch of Caldalkalibacillus uzonensis DNA includes these proteins:
- the prli42 gene encoding stressosome-associated protein Prli42, translated as MLPKKLVKTVVYIVIVALILSTLLMGVGLFI; from the coding sequence ATGCTGCCTAAAAAACTGGTTAAAACCGTTGTCTACATTGTGATTGTGGCACTCATACTCTCCACGCTGCTGATGGGCGTTGGGCTGTTTATCTAA
- the lipB gene encoding lipoyl(octanoyl) transferase LipB, translated as MNWNEQRLEIHIFKQRQPYFPMWDRQKEWVAQIDRHERLPSLLLLEHNHVYTFGRSGQQEHLLISAEMCKQRGIELAYIDRGGDITYHGPGQLVGYPLILLNRWKNDAHLYLRMVEETIIKTLSHYGIEAGRKPPYTGVWVQDEKVAAIGVKFNRGRQSKSFITSHGFALNVNTDLSMFESIIPCGIRDYGVTSMSKLLGRSVDLEEVINLYQNIFVEEFQFELHDIKKIT; from the coding sequence ATGAATTGGAACGAACAGAGGCTGGAAATACACATATTTAAACAAAGACAGCCCTATTTTCCTATGTGGGACAGACAGAAGGAATGGGTCGCTCAAATTGACCGGCATGAACGGCTGCCGTCTCTGCTACTCTTGGAACATAACCATGTTTACACCTTTGGGCGCAGCGGTCAACAGGAGCATCTGTTAATCTCCGCAGAGATGTGCAAGCAACGGGGGATTGAGTTGGCCTATATTGACCGCGGGGGGGATATTACTTATCACGGCCCCGGGCAGCTGGTCGGTTATCCTCTGATCCTGCTTAATCGCTGGAAAAATGATGCCCATCTTTATTTGCGCATGGTGGAAGAAACCATCATTAAAACACTGTCCCACTATGGCATTGAAGCGGGACGCAAACCGCCCTATACGGGGGTGTGGGTGCAGGATGAAAAAGTAGCGGCGATTGGTGTTAAATTTAATCGTGGCCGCCAGTCCAAAAGCTTTATTACTAGTCATGGTTTTGCTCTCAACGTCAACACCGATTTGTCGATGTTTGAATCCATTATCCCTTGTGGCATCCGCGACTACGGGGTAACCTCCATGTCCAAACTGTTGGGGCGTTCGGTAGACCTGGAGGAAGTCATCAATCTCTACCAAAACATATTTGTGGAGGAGTTTCAGTTTGAGCTGCATGATATAAAAAAGATAACCTAG